Within the Syntrophorhabdus sp. genome, the region CATCCCGGCCCGCTTCGCGTTATCCTCGAGGAACCGTTCGCGCTGCTCACCGGGGTCGGTGAGCTCCGTGTATCCGTTGGCTATCTCCAGGCCATCAATGTAGAGCTCGAACCGTTCAACGACGGCGGCGTTGTCGTCGCGCCTCTTTGCCATCGTGGAGATGGAAAAGGGCCATCCCGCAACAAGGCAAGGCCTCCTGCTTCTGATGGCGTCGTCGATCTCCTGGATGAGCGCCTTGAAGAAAAGGTCGTTCCAGTCATCCCTGTCGTCGATGCCGGAAAAGCCCCTCCGGCTCAAGGCGTCGAAAAAGGCGTCGCGGCCGAGAGGAAAAGGGTCGAACCCCATGGTCTTCAGGAAGACCTTGTCCAGTTCGTGCACGGGATACGGCGGCAGAAGGTGTTCCGGAACGGGATGAAGGAGCCTTCGGGCGATGAATGCCACGAGGTCTTCCGTCTCCTTCATGGCCTCCCGGTACGCGCCTTCACGGTACCATTCCACCATGGTGAACTCCGTATTGTGAACCTCCTGGTGGTCCTCGACGCGCCAGACCTTGCATACCTCAAAGATCCGCCTGTGACCGGAGCGCAGGAGCTTCTTCATCCCAATCTCGGGCGAGGTGTGGAGAAAGAAGGGGCCCTTTCCCGATATGCGGACCTCAAGGGGGTCGATATGAGGGTCAGGCGGCGCCGTAGCCATGAGGTTCGCCGTTTCCACCTCGAGGTATCCCCGCTCGTAGAAGAAATCGCGCGTGGCCCTGAGGAGTTCATGGCGTTTCGTCATCATCTCGCGAAGTCCCTGTGTGTGGCTCGTTGCCATTGTCCTGCCGGTGAGTGCGATATTGCATTTTATACAGCAAACAAGTATACTTTGTCCATCTTAAGGCTTCCGCGGAGAGGTGACCGAGTAGGCCGAAGGTGCTCGCCTGCTAAGCGAGTGTACGGATAAAACCGTACCCAGGGTTCAAATCCCTGCCTCTCCGCCATCAAAAAAACATTCAAGAGTTCAAGGGTTCAAAAGTTCAAGAGTAAAAGACAAAAAGGGAACCGAACGTCTTCGGCCGGTGCACGAGTTGTCTTGACAGCCGGCCCCCTTCACGGTCTTCCCCTTGAACCCTTGAACCCTTGAACCCTTGAACCCTTGAACCCTTGAACCCTTGAACCGTCCTTACGTGAAGAGCTTCGCGTTGAGCATGAGGTGGACCCAGATGCTGCCGGCGTATCCGAGGGCGATGGCCCAGGTCCACCTGAGGTGGCCGGTGAAGGTGTAGATCCCCCGGGCGCTTCCCATGAGGCCCACACCCGCGGCGGAGCCGATGGAAAGAAGGCTGCCGCCGACGCCGGCCGTCAGGGTGACGAGGAGCCACTGACCGTGAGGCATGGCGGGGTCCATCGTCAACACCGCGTACATCACGGGGATGTTGTCTATGAGCGCCGAGATGACCCCTATCATCACGTTCGCGGGAGTGTGGCCGAAGCTGTAGAGGCGTTCGGACATTATCGCGAGGTACCCGAGCTGCCCCAGGCCGCCCACACAGAACATGATGCCGTAGAAGAAGAGGAGCGTATCCCACTCGGCGCGCGAGACCTTCCTGAAAAGGTCGAAGCCCTTGCGTTTCTCGTGGCCCATGACGTCGAGCGGGTCTTCCAGGCAGCGGTTGCGCATCTCCCTGATCTTCAGGAAATACCCGAAGAAGGAGAGGTATCCGAGGCCGAGCATCATACCCACGGCAGGGGGAAGGCGAAGGACATTGTGGAACAGAACGGCCGTGACTATGGTCAGGACGAAGAGCACCATGACACGGCGTGCGCCGACCTTCATCTTAAGGGGTATCGTCGACCGGCGTTTGATCTCGTTGGGAACGGCGAAACTCATTATGACC harbors:
- a CDS encoding sodium:proton antiporter, with product MALPSCASANSGNVEIMDLTGSVFGIVAVVLFVVAYGFVVLEEKLHLRKSKPVMAAGGIIWIVVALAYMAAGKQEAAHQAVIGNLAEYVELFLFLLVAMTYINALEERKVFEALTTWLLNKGFGLRTIYWMTGVLSFFLSPVCDNLTTALLMGAVVITVAKSNKRFVIVSCVNIVVAANAGGAFSPFGDITTLMVWQKGKLAFGEFFRLFIPAAVNWLVPAVIMSFAVPNEIKRRSTIPLKMKVGARRVMVLFVLTIVTAVLFHNVLRLPPAVGMMLGLGYLSFFGYFLKIREMRNRCLEDPLDVMGHEKRKGFDLFRKVSRAEWDTLLFFYGIMFCVGGLGQLGYLAIMSERLYSFGHTPANVMIGVISALIDNIPVMYAVLTMDPAMPHGQWLLVTLTAGVGGSLLSIGSAAGVGLMGSARGIYTFTGHLRWTWAIALGYAGSIWVHLMLNAKLFT